In Flavobacteriales bacterium, the following are encoded in one genomic region:
- a CDS encoding alpha/beta hydrolase, whose amino-acid sequence MKSIIIMAIMGMFTLNAYTQNQIKMKKVNFNSEGAKLVGNLYYPTNYKEGTTYPAIIVSGSWTTVKEQMAGLYAQHFAEQGFITLAFDFRNFGESEGEPRFYESPQLKKVDIKNAVTYLSGLKEVETSKIGAFGVCAGAMYTLMAAAEDDRIHTVVTAASWLHDEEAVKLFYGGEEGVNEKINAAKAAKKKYAQDGSVAYIPTISTTDETAAMYGPYDYYLNPERGAIKEWSADQFAVMSWEDWLTTNPMPSAEKINCPILMIHSDGAVLPNYTKKFFNAIRTEDKRLHWMDTELESPYHQFNFYDQEAEIKETIKEAVAWFNQKL is encoded by the coding sequence TGAAATCAATCATCATCATGGCAATAATGGGAATGTTTACTCTAAATGCCTATACTCAAAATCAAATAAAAATGAAAAAAGTAAATTTTAACAGCGAAGGAGCAAAGTTAGTAGGGAACTTGTATTATCCTACAAATTATAAAGAAGGGACAACTTATCCAGCAATAATTGTTTCAGGAAGTTGGACTACAGTAAAAGAGCAAATGGCGGGACTATATGCCCAACATTTTGCAGAGCAAGGTTTTATCACATTAGCGTTTGACTTTAGAAACTTTGGAGAAAGTGAGGGAGAACCACGTTTTTATGAAAGTCCACAACTAAAAAAAGTAGACATTAAAAATGCGGTAACCTATTTGTCTGGCCTAAAGGAAGTTGAAACTTCTAAAATAGGAGCTTTTGGAGTATGTGCTGGAGCAATGTATACCCTGATGGCCGCAGCCGAAGATGATCGAATTCATACCGTAGTAACCGCAGCATCTTGGCTGCATGATGAAGAGGCTGTAAAGTTATTTTATGGCGGCGAAGAAGGAGTAAATGAAAAAATAAATGCTGCAAAAGCCGCTAAAAAGAAGTATGCACAAGACGGTTCAGTAGCTTATATTCCAACAATTTCTACAACCGATGAAACTGCTGCAATGTACGGGCCGTATGATTATTACTTAAACCCAGAAAGAGGAGCAATAAAGGAATGGAGTGCTGATCAATTTGCAGTAATGTCTTGGGAAGATTGGTTGACAACAAATCCAATGCCATCAGCAGAAAAGATTAATTGCCCTATTTTAATGATCCATTCAGATGGAGCCGTTTTACCTAACTATACGAAAAAGTTTTTCAATGCAATTCGTACAGAAGATAAGCGATTACATTGGATGGATACGGAATTAGAATCGCCATATCATCAATTTAATTTCTATGATCAGGAAGCCGAAATAAAAGAAACAATTAAAGAAGCAGTGGCTTGGTTTAATCAAAAGCTATAA